Sequence from the Egibacter rhizosphaerae genome:
GCCACGGGTCACCCGCCCGGTCCGCACGCGCTGCACGAGCGTGCGCAGGAGCTGGAGGAGCAACAGACCGGTCCCGAGCGGGATGATCGCGGTGATCGGCCAGCGGTCGAGCCGCAGATAGCCCCCGGTGGTGGTCCCTTGGTCGAGGTCGTTGAGAACCAGGGCCGCGGAAGCGTAGAACAGCGCGGCGGTCACGAGGATCTGGATGGTGAGCGCGAGGACGTCGAGTCCACGGATGGCCCGCGGAGACAGGACCATGTCGAGCAGCTCGAGCCGCACGTGGGCGTCCTGACGCGCCACGTAGGCCGTCGCGAGGAACGTCATGAACAACAGCGCCGTGCCGCTCAACTCCAGCACCCACGGCAAGGGGCTGGCGAACACGGCCCGGCCGACGATCCCCGCCACCACACTCAGCATCACGAGCAGCAGGAGGACCCCGGCCAGGGCTTGGCCGGTCCAGACCGCCCCATCGAGCAGATCCGGCCGACCGGAGGACCTGGTTGACCGCCCCGACGGCTCGGCGTTCATGCCAGCCCGCTACTCCCCGTCGCGCGTGACGGTGGCCCCACCGGGGACCGCATCCTCGAAGTCGTCACCGTAGCCCTCCTCGAAGATGTCCCGGATCTCCTCCGCCTGCGGTGTCTGCTCGACGATGCCGTCCCAGTCGATCGCGTCCCAGCCCGGGTCGCCGTACGCGAGCTCCAGGACCTCGGCGGCCTCGTCGTCGGTGAACTCGATGAGCTCGACGCCGCCCTCCTCGCGCCAGGTCTCGACCTCCTCGAGCGCGATGTCCTCGTAGATGTCGACGATCTCCGGCTCCACCTCGGCGGTGATCTCCATCAGCGTGTCCTGGGTCTCGCTGTCGAGCTCGTCCCAGGTGTCGGCGTTCACGACGATGCTCTGCGCGGAGTCGTAGAAGCGGGGCGCGAGCTCGTACTCGACCTGCTCGTACCAGCCGAAGCCACGGGGGCCGACACCGGCCCAGCCGAAGCCGTCGACCGTCCCTCGCTCGAGTGCGGTGTAGATCTCCTCAGCGGGGATGTCGGCACTGGCGCCGCCGAGCCCGGTTACCACGGGTTCTGTCGCGGGTGAGGTTCGAACGGTCAGCCCTTCCAGGTTGGGCGTCTCGATCTGCTCGTCGGTCAGGAAGAGCACCTGCCCGACCCCGGCCATGCTGCGGCCCAGGTACTGGACGTCGAGCGCCTCCCGGTGGATCTCCTCGTAGAGCTCGAAGACGCCGTTCTCTCGCTCCTCGGCGGGCGTGTACGGCGTGTACCGCATCATGTCGGCGAACGGCGCCTGCTGGACGTAGTAGTCGCCCGGCATCGTGCCGGCCTCGAGCGCCCCGGAGCCGATCCCCTCGATCTGCTGGGTCGGGTCCATCACGTCGGGACCACCCGCGTACTCGATCTCCACCCACGGGGCCTGCTCCTCGACCTCCTCGACCCAGTGCCAGAAGCCGTCGTTCAACTCCTCGTCCTCGGGGAACGCGGTGACGAACTCCAGGGTCACGGGGTCCGGATCGGTGTCGTCGTCGTCGGCCGCCTCGACATCCTCCTCGGGTGCCTGGTCAGCCTCGTCCTCGCCGTCGTCCTCGGCACACCCGACCACCACCAAGGCCAGGGCTCCGAGCAGGAATCCCAGCGTGACCGAACGGCTGCGGTTGCTGCGCATCGTCCTCTCCCCTTCTAGCGTGGGTCGTTCCGAGCTTCCTCGGGTCGTGGAGGAGCTGGGCACGTGCCGGCGCACCGTGGCCCGGGCGCCCACGAACGACACTGCGCACTCAGCTCGGATCTGAGCTTGTATCACATGTCACTTGTACGCAAGGGGCCGACGGTGTGACCTTGCCAGGTCGTATGCGACTGTATACAGTCGCCGCCTGGGAGGTAATCGATGACCGAATCCGCCACACTGCCCGCCTCGCTCGCGGAGTGCGAGGACGGGGCCTGCGAGCTCCCGTCCACGTACGACGACGCCGAGGCCGCGCACGAAGCGCTCGCTGACGCCGGCTGGACGGACGGCCACCCCGTCCGCCTGCCCACCGCCCGAGCGGTCCGCCGACTCCTCGACGCCCACGGCCTCGACCCCGACGACGGCATCGGTGGGATCCCGCCCGTGTGGGGCGACGCGACCTACGGACGGATCGCCGCGAACGCCGTCATGGCCGGGTGCCCGGCCGAGACCTTCCCCGCGGTGGTGGCCGCGCTCCGCGCGATGAAGGACGATCGGTTCAACCTCCACGGCGTTCAGTGCACGACCCACGTGGTGGCCCCGCTGCTGCTCGTCAACGGCCCTGCGCGGGACACGATGGGCGTCAACAGCGGCCACAACTGCCTGGGACAGGGAACCCGCGCGAACGCCGCGATCGGACGTGCGGTCCGGCTCGCCATGGTCAACATCGGCGGTGCCGCACCAGGAACCCTGGACAAGGCCACGTTCGGGCATCCCGGCAAGTACGCCTACCTCTTCGGCGAGAACGAGGAGGAGAGCCCCTTTTCCCCGTTCCACACCACACGCGGCTTCGACCCCCAGGAGAGCGCCATCACCGTCTTCCCCGGGGAAGCGCCGCACAACATCAACAACCACGCGGCCGACCCGATGGAACTGCTCGGCGCGATCGCGCACACGATGGCGTCCCTCGGCAACAACAACATGTACGTCTCCGGCGAGGTGATGGTCGTGCTCGGCGTCGACCACGCGGGCCTCGTCGCGGAAGCCGGGTTCAAGCGCCACACCGTGCAGGAGTTCCTGTTCGAGAACGCGCGCCTGCCGGTCGGGCTGCTGCGCACCGGGGGGATGTACGGCCACGACGTGGACCGCAACCTGTGGCCGCGGTGGGTCGACCGCCGCCGGGACGACGCGATGGTGCCGATCGTGCGACGGCCCGACGACATTCACGTGGTCGTCGCCGGTGGCGTGGGGCCGCACTCGCTGTTCATCCCCGGCTGGGGGACCCGCGCCGCCACCGAACCGATCGCCCTGTCGTAGAGGAGCCACCGATGGACCTGAACGCCGCGATCCGCGACTTCCAGCTCGTGCCGCCGGTCGACCCGAAGGTCGTCGAGGGCACCCCGATGGCCGAGCGGTTGGCCTCGCTCGACGGCGCCCGGATCGCGCTGCTCGACAACCGCAAGGGCAACGCGAACGTCCTGCTGGACGCCCTCGGTGGGATCCTGCGCGAGCGACACGGCGTCGCCGACACCCAGCTCACGGAGAAGCCGATCTTCTCGCGTCCGTCGCCGGCCGAGCTGCTGGCGGACCTCGAGGGCTACGATGCCGCGCTGACCGCGATCGGCGATTGAGGCTCGTGCACGTCGTGCAGTTTGCACGACATGTCGGTCCTGGAAGGCCGGGGCGTCCCGACCGTGACCCTGTGCACCAGTCAGTTCGCGTACGAGGCCGCCCAGCAGTGGCAGGCCCTGGGGCACCGGGAGGCGACCGTGGTCGAGGTGCGCCACCCGTTCGGGCACCTGCCGACCGAGGAGGTGCGGGCCGAGGCCGAACGCGTCGTCGGCGAGGTCGTCGCGTGTCTCACCCCCACCGGGGCCACCCGATGAGCGGGCTGCCGCTGGACGGTATCCGGGTCATCGATCTGAGCCGCAACATCGCGGGGCCGTTGTGCACCATGCTGCTCGGCGACCTCGGCGCGGACGTCGTCAAGGTGGAGCGTCCCGGAGGCGGCGACGAGGCCCGCAACCACTCGGACGATCCGGGCACCTCGCCGTACTTCGCGTCGCTGAACCGCAACAAGCGCTCGATCTGCCTCGACCTCAAGGACGGCGGCGACGCCGACAGGCTGGCGCGGCTCCTCACCCACGCCGACGTCTGCGTCGAGAACCTGCGCCCTGGCGCCCTCGCCCGCCTCGGCTTCGACGACGATCGCCTGGCACGGGACTTCCCCGAACTCATCATGTGCCATGTCAGCGGCTTCGGCCGCACCGGCCCCTGGGCCGATGCGGCGGCCTACGACCACATCATCCAGGGCTTCAGCGGCCTGATGAGCCTCACCGGCCCGCCCGGCGAAGGCGGGTACCGCACCAACACCTCGGTGGCGGACGTGGTCACCGGGCTGTTCGCGGCGACGAGCCTCGCCGCCTCGCTGCGAGGACGCCGCCCCGAACAAGGTCCCCAGGGCGAGACGGGCGACGTCATCGACGTCTCGCTGCTCGGCAGCCTCCTCAACGCCCTCTGCTACCAGTCGGCGACCTACCTCTCGACGGGGGTGGCGCCCGAGCCCACCGGCAACGAGCATCCCTACATCGTCCCCTACGGCACGTACCCGACGAACGACGGACACGTGAGCGTCTGCGTCGGCAACAACGCCTTGTTCGCGCGCTTCTGCCGTGCGCTGGGGATCGAGGGCGCGCTCGACGACGAACGCTTCGCGGACAATCACGCCCGCGTGCGCCATCGGGACGAGCTCAACGCCCTCGTCCGGCCCGCGCTCGCCCTGCGCACGAGCGACGAGTGGCTCGCGGCGTTCGCGGCCGAGGGGATCCCCAGCGGCCCCATCCACACGCTGCCGGAAGCGCTCGACCACCCGCAGGTCGCCGCCCTCGACCTCGTCCACGAGGTCGACAACGGCGTCGGCGGGCGCTACGCCCACCTCCGCGCCCCCTTCTCGTCTCCCCGCCTCGGCGGGATGATCCGACGGAGGCCGCCCCTCGTGGGCGAGCACACCGCGGAGGTCCTGGCCGAGGTCGGCGAGCCGACCACCCCGACGGTCGCCGACCGCGCTCGACCATGAGCGGCCAGCGAGCCACCGTCCGCGGCTCGGGGGCCCGCGAGGCCTACGAGGGTCTTCGCACGGCCATCCTCGCCGGACGTCTCGCTGCGGGCTCGGCACTGGTCGAGGACTCGCTCGCCGCGCGGTTCGGGGTCAGCCGGACGCCGGTGCGCGAGG
This genomic interval carries:
- a CDS encoding UGSC family (seleno)protein, producing MDLNAAIRDFQLVPPVDPKVVEGTPMAERLASLDGARIALLDNRKGNANVLLDALGGILRERHGVADTQLTEKPIFSRPSPAELLADLEGYDAALTAIGDUGSCTSCSLHDMSVLEGRGVPTVTLCTSQFAYEAAQQWQALGHREATVVEVRHPFGHLPTEEVRAEAERVVGEVVACLTPTGATR
- the dctP gene encoding TRAP transporter substrate-binding protein DctP, producing MRSNRSRSVTLGFLLGALALVVVGCAEDDGEDEADQAPEEDVEAADDDDTDPDPVTLEFVTAFPEDEELNDGFWHWVEEVEEQAPWVEIEYAGGPDVMDPTQQIEGIGSGALEAGTMPGDYYVQQAPFADMMRYTPYTPAEERENGVFELYEEIHREALDVQYLGRSMAGVGQVLFLTDEQIETPNLEGLTVRTSPATEPVVTGLGGASADIPAEEIYTALERGTVDGFGWAGVGPRGFGWYEQVEYELAPRFYDSAQSIVVNADTWDELDSETQDTLMEITAEVEPEIVDIYEDIALEEVETWREEGGVELIEFTDDEAAEVLELAYGDPGWDAIDWDGIVEQTPQAEEIRDIFEEGYGDDFEDAVPGGATVTRDGE
- a CDS encoding CaiB/BaiF CoA transferase family protein; this translates as MSGLPLDGIRVIDLSRNIAGPLCTMLLGDLGADVVKVERPGGGDEARNHSDDPGTSPYFASLNRNKRSICLDLKDGGDADRLARLLTHADVCVENLRPGALARLGFDDDRLARDFPELIMCHVSGFGRTGPWADAAAYDHIIQGFSGLMSLTGPPGEGGYRTNTSVADVVTGLFAATSLAASLRGRRPEQGPQGETGDVIDVSLLGSLLNALCYQSATYLSTGVAPEPTGNEHPYIVPYGTYPTNDGHVSVCVGNNALFARFCRALGIEGALDDERFADNHARVRHRDELNALVRPALALRTSDEWLAAFAAEGIPSGPIHTLPEALDHPQVAALDLVHEVDNGVGGRYAHLRAPFSSPRLGGMIRRRPPLVGEHTAEVLAEVGEPTTPTVADRARP
- a CDS encoding TRAP transporter small permease, with translation MNAEPSGRSTRSSGRPDLLDGAVWTGQALAGVLLLLVMLSVVAGIVGRAVFASPLPWVLELSGTALLFMTFLATAYVARQDAHVRLELLDMVLSPRAIRGLDVLALTIQILVTAALFYASAALVLNDLDQGTTTGGYLRLDRWPITAIIPLGTGLLLLQLLRTLVQRVRTGRVTRG